The Verrucomicrobium spinosum DSM 4136 = JCM 18804 genome includes a region encoding these proteins:
- the rpmF gene encoding 50S ribosomal protein L32, producing the protein MAVPKRRQSKSRQKMRRGANRWRAPKLKSCSSCGAAVPSHVACPSCGYYGDRQVLDVDAG; encoded by the coding sequence ATGGCCGTCCCGAAGCGCAGACAATCCAAGAGCCGTCAGAAGATGCGCCGTGGCGCAAACCGCTGGCGCGCCCCCAAACTCAAGTCCTGTTCCTCCTGCGGAGCGGCTGTTCCCTCCCACGTTGCCTGCCCTTCCTGCGGCTATTACGGCGACCGCCAGGTGCTTGACGTGGACGCGGGCTAA